Proteins from one Natrinema salinisoli genomic window:
- a CDS encoding nicotinate phosphoribosyltransferase, with translation MSNPFGTVPPEAILEGDATDAYFERTRATLEHAGKNPHVVAEVTADQFPTGESEVFTGVKDVATLFEGRSVDVDALPDGQLFDGGPVCRIEGPYLEFAELETSLLGFLSQPSGFATAALEARFAAPDSLVLSFGARHVHPSIASTVERASLLAGLDGFSHVAAGEILGRAAGGTMPHALMFCFGEGNQAEAWTAFDEAVGEDVPRIALTDTFWDEKSESLLAAETLGDDLDGVRLDTTGSRRGDFRHIVREVCWELDARGHEDVDIFCSGGLEPASIRNLRDVADGFGVGSHITGADSVDFSLDIVEIDGEPISKRGKLSGVKNVYRTPDGGHHVALADREGPDEGTALLEPLIRDGDIVREFDLDGATERCLADAKAVGFDRSTK, from the coding sequence ATGTCAAATCCGTTTGGAACCGTCCCGCCGGAAGCGATTCTCGAGGGGGACGCCACCGACGCCTACTTCGAGCGCACGCGGGCCACGCTCGAGCACGCGGGCAAGAACCCCCACGTCGTCGCCGAAGTGACCGCCGACCAGTTTCCGACCGGGGAGTCCGAGGTTTTCACCGGTGTGAAAGACGTCGCAACGCTGTTCGAGGGTCGGTCCGTGGACGTCGACGCGCTCCCCGACGGACAGCTGTTCGACGGCGGTCCCGTCTGCCGGATCGAGGGCCCCTACCTCGAGTTCGCCGAACTCGAAACGTCGCTGCTGGGCTTCCTGTCGCAACCGAGCGGGTTCGCGACGGCCGCACTCGAGGCCAGATTCGCAGCCCCCGACTCGCTCGTGCTCTCCTTCGGCGCGCGTCACGTCCACCCCTCGATCGCGTCGACGGTCGAACGCGCGTCGCTGCTCGCCGGTCTCGACGGGTTCTCTCACGTGGCGGCGGGCGAGATCCTGGGCCGAGCGGCCGGCGGCACGATGCCCCACGCGCTCATGTTCTGTTTCGGCGAGGGCAACCAGGCGGAGGCCTGGACGGCGTTCGACGAGGCCGTCGGCGAGGACGTTCCTCGAATCGCGCTGACGGACACGTTCTGGGACGAGAAGAGCGAGAGCCTGTTGGCGGCCGAAACGCTCGGTGACGATCTCGACGGAGTCCGGCTGGACACGACCGGCTCGCGACGGGGCGATTTCCGACACATCGTCCGCGAAGTCTGCTGGGAACTCGACGCCCGCGGCCACGAGGACGTCGACATCTTCTGCAGCGGCGGCCTCGAGCCCGCGTCGATCCGCAACCTGCGCGACGTTGCCGACGGGTTCGGCGTCGGCAGTCACATCACCGGGGCCGACTCGGTGGACTTCAGCCTCGACATCGTGGAAATAGACGGCGAGCCGATCTCCAAGCGGGGCAAGCTCTCCGGCGTCAAAAACGTTTACCGGACGCCCGACGGCGGCCACCACGTCGCTCTGGCCGACCGCGAGGGACCGGACGAGGGAACGGCGCTGCTCGAGCCCCTGATTCGCGACGGCGACATCGTTCGTGAATTCGATCTGGATGGAGCGACCGAGCGGTGTCTCGCGGATGCTAAGGCGGTCGGATTCGATAGATCAACAAAATAA
- a CDS encoding MBL fold metallo-hydrolase — MVTVTILADNTVATGIPKGLRGEWGFAAAVGDVLLDTGQSSSALDNARRLGVTTDFDDIVLSHAHYDHTMGLDAFLDPSDKPTVYCHPDIWSERFIREPADGRTLEDPIHIGIPYTRAEVDTGADVVEHRDPVEVRDGVFALGEIPRDHADNPVHLRRQDGELVDDPVTDDQAVAVRTTDGTALVLGCCHAGLRNTVEYAETVTGTAVRYVIGGTHLVAKEEPEIHDIADWLDGKLELFAGTHCTGFEAEKILSDRLPDAFRSVGVGSAIDLPATA; from the coding sequence ATGGTGACAGTTACGATTCTGGCCGATAATACGGTCGCGACCGGGATTCCGAAAGGGCTTCGCGGCGAGTGGGGGTTCGCGGCGGCAGTCGGAGACGTGTTGCTCGACACTGGCCAATCCTCGAGCGCACTCGACAACGCTCGTCGCCTCGGCGTCACCACTGACTTCGACGATATCGTATTGAGCCACGCTCACTACGACCACACGATGGGCCTCGACGCGTTCCTCGACCCGTCCGACAAGCCGACCGTGTACTGCCATCCCGACATCTGGAGCGAGCGATTCATTCGAGAACCGGCGGACGGGAGGACGCTCGAGGATCCGATCCACATCGGAATCCCCTACACGCGGGCCGAAGTCGACACCGGAGCCGATGTCGTCGAACACCGCGACCCCGTCGAGGTACGCGACGGGGTCTTCGCCCTCGGTGAAATCCCCCGGGACCACGCCGATAATCCCGTCCATCTCCGCAGGCAGGACGGCGAACTGGTCGACGATCCGGTCACGGACGATCAAGCCGTCGCCGTCCGAACGACCGACGGCACGGCGCTCGTCCTCGGGTGCTGTCACGCGGGGCTTCGAAACACCGTCGAGTACGCCGAGACGGTCACGGGGACGGCGGTTCGCTATGTCATCGGCGGCACTCATCTCGTCGCCAAGGAGGAGCCGGAAATCCACGACATTGCGGACTGGCTAGACGGCAAACTCGAGCTATTCGCCGGGACGCATTGCACCGGCTTCGAGGCAGAGAAAATCCTCTCGGACCGTCTTCCGGATGCGTTCCGCTCCGTCGGCGTCGGGAGTGCTATCGACCTTCCGGCGACAGCTTAA
- a CDS encoding TIGR00296 family protein produces MSQRQGVDLSYEDGARAVELARESVESYVQHGQREQPGSMREAFYERTGAFVRLESTRGRGSLRGCAGGYRSGDQLGHVIVDAAIEAASEDSCGSEVSPSELPNLTVSVCTVKNVLLTDDPLADLELGTHGVAIDGGEGGWLYPTVPVQNDWSAREYLDRTCRKAKLAPGAWQDDDVVVTLFEGQVFREREADGSIEEV; encoded by the coding sequence ATGTCCCAGCGACAGGGCGTCGACCTTTCCTACGAAGACGGTGCTCGCGCGGTCGAACTCGCGCGCGAGTCCGTCGAGTCTTACGTACAACACGGGCAACGAGAACAACCGGGTAGCATGCGCGAGGCCTTCTACGAACGGACCGGCGCGTTCGTCCGCCTCGAGTCGACCCGCGGCCGGGGGAGCCTGCGGGGCTGTGCGGGCGGCTATCGCTCGGGCGACCAGCTCGGCCACGTCATCGTCGACGCGGCGATCGAAGCCGCGAGCGAGGACTCCTGTGGCTCGGAGGTCAGCCCCTCGGAGCTACCGAACCTCACCGTCTCGGTCTGTACCGTCAAGAACGTCCTCCTGACGGACGACCCGCTGGCGGACCTCGAGCTCGGAACCCACGGCGTCGCCATCGACGGCGGCGAGGGCGGCTGGCTCTACCCGACAGTGCCGGTCCAGAACGACTGGAGCGCACGCGAGTATCTCGATCGGACGTGCCGAAAGGCGAAGCTCGCGCCGGGTGCCTGGCAGGACGACGACGTCGTCGTCACGCTGTTCGAGGGACAGGTTTTCAGGGAGCGCGAGGCCGACGGCAGTATCGAAGAAGTCTAA